One region of Sulfuriroseicoccus oceanibius genomic DNA includes:
- a CDS encoding calcium/sodium antiporter — MDLTLEIVFVIAGLALLYYGAEWLVAGAAELAVKIGMSPLVVGLTVVAFGTSAPELLVSLQAAFDGAPDISVGNIVGSNICNLALIIGVGVVITPLVVHGQVVKREMPILLLSTALFIAFLSDGQLARWEGFVLFGGIIVYVVNSVMMSKRHMVEGAELEEFEDSVPTEATHATWKLVALVLVGIAAMVLGSKLLVENAQSLALRMGVSEAVIGLTLIAFGTSLPELATAVVSALKKQGDIMVGNAVGSNIFNTLLIMGATASVHPIETQSMNPTNLYVMAGVTLLIFPMMITAKRLSRIEGVVLLVGYAAYCVYAFTA; from the coding sequence ATGGACCTTACTCTTGAAATCGTTTTTGTGATCGCCGGACTCGCGTTGCTCTACTATGGCGCGGAATGGCTGGTGGCAGGTGCCGCCGAGCTGGCGGTGAAGATCGGCATGTCGCCTTTGGTCGTCGGCCTGACGGTGGTCGCGTTCGGCACCAGCGCGCCGGAGCTTCTGGTGTCGTTGCAGGCTGCCTTCGACGGTGCGCCGGATATCTCGGTGGGCAACATTGTGGGCTCGAACATTTGTAACCTCGCCCTGATCATCGGCGTTGGGGTGGTGATCACGCCGCTGGTGGTGCATGGCCAGGTAGTGAAACGCGAGATGCCGATTCTGTTGCTGTCCACTGCGTTGTTCATCGCGTTCCTCAGCGACGGTCAACTGGCACGCTGGGAGGGCTTTGTGTTGTTCGGTGGAATCATCGTGTACGTGGTCAATTCGGTGATGATGAGCAAGCGGCACATGGTCGAGGGGGCAGAACTCGAAGAATTCGAGGACTCCGTGCCGACCGAGGCGACTCACGCGACTTGGAAGCTGGTGGCTCTCGTGCTGGTGGGTATCGCGGCGATGGTGCTGGGCTCCAAGCTTCTGGTGGAGAACGCGCAGTCGCTGGCGTTGCGCATGGGTGTCTCCGAGGCGGTCATTGGTCTGACCTTGATCGCATTCGGTACGTCGTTGCCAGAGCTTGCCACCGCCGTGGTTTCCGCGCTCAAGAAGCAGGGCGACATCATGGTCGGCAATGCTGTGGGATCCAACATTTTCAACACATTGCTCATTATGGGCGCGACGGCCTCCGTGCATCCGATCGAGACCCAGAGCATGAACCCGACCAACCTCTACGTCATGGCGGGTGTCACGCTTTTGATCTTCCCAATGATGATCACCGCCAAGCGCCTCTCCCGGATCGAGGGCGTGGTGCTGCTGGTAGGCTACGCGGCATACTGCGTGTATGCGTTTACGGCGTAG
- a CDS encoding zinc metallopeptidase — protein sequence MIILAVVLLLVYLAVTVGLGGMARSRFDAALSEPARGGKSSARLVCRALLNDAGLMKVGVIEGWFKGWSSYDDEKEHVVLSPRLIESASPGALALAALQAARAEVARKSPGSWRRRRQALRWSSALPGFGFVLGLLFLFARRLQPTAALWLIAAACAVGLFVFFVTLATDLRAVVIAKKSVADAKVFADSSDLELAQSVLDVAPLLDLRGPVASTRWLLLHALPMSKRS from the coding sequence ATGATCATACTCGCTGTCGTTCTGCTGCTCGTGTATCTCGCCGTGACCGTTGGGCTGGGCGGGATGGCGAGATCGCGTTTCGACGCGGCACTGAGTGAGCCTGCGCGTGGCGGCAAGAGTTCGGCGAGACTGGTTTGTCGTGCCCTGCTCAATGATGCAGGCTTGATGAAAGTCGGGGTGATCGAGGGATGGTTCAAAGGATGGAGCAGCTACGACGATGAAAAGGAGCACGTCGTGCTTTCGCCGCGGTTGATTGAGTCGGCCAGCCCTGGTGCCCTGGCGCTGGCGGCGTTGCAGGCGGCGCGTGCCGAGGTGGCGCGCAAGTCCCCGGGATCGTGGAGGCGGAGGCGGCAGGCCTTGCGGTGGAGTTCGGCGCTTCCGGGGTTTGGGTTTGTGCTCGGTTTGTTGTTCCTGTTTGCCAGACGGTTGCAGCCCACGGCAGCCTTGTGGCTGATTGCTGCGGCTTGTGCGGTGGGCTTGTTCGTATTTTTTGTGACGCTGGCAACCGATCTGCGCGCTGTCGTGATTGCCAAGAAATCGGTGGCGGACGCAAAGGTCTTCGCTGATTCTAGCGACCTTGAGTTAGCGCAGAGTGTGCTCGATGTGGCGCCATTGCTTGATTTGCGCGGGCCGGTGGCCTCCACCCGCTGGCTTTTGTTGCACGCGCTGCCGATGTCGAAGCGCAGTTGA
- a CDS encoding tetratricopeptide repeat protein, which produces MIRNQDMFGGLGRVMAGCAALVMLSGGALAKDSMDDLLKKVEGGDAAAQFEVGERYLTGDGVDASPNEAADWYLKAAEQGNVRAMSRLGSLLVQFGESAQVLNDGVQWLEKAVAKGDVEGMVALAKVEFAGKRPGSSGPDYERILKLLNDADAKGSTEAPVLLGGMYAEGRGVEKDVAKARALFERGVDSGSVEAMLALAAVYRQGLGVEEDSAKVIELYKQAVDAGSGVACRRLAVAALSGYGMEKSPEEAYKWFQKGAELNDAHSMRQVARYQMAKATDDEGRKGAFEMVRKAADLGDPAALYDLAAFYDEGIATKKDQRRASELIYAAAVNGVIPAQVEMGARYREGVGVMVRDFVAAAAWFSQAAGAGSGEAMYFLGVMHESGEGVAVQPQRAVEFYKQAIARGVTDAHSRLGAMLIDGRGVKADPARAYAHFLIGAASRRDGQELIQRVEAQLTPEQREAGRALVPELQKLGGSMKGGEDQ; this is translated from the coding sequence ATGATTAGGAATCAGGATATGTTTGGCGGCTTGGGCCGCGTGATGGCAGGATGTGCCGCGTTGGTGATGTTGAGCGGTGGTGCATTGGCCAAGGACTCGATGGACGATCTGCTGAAGAAAGTGGAGGGCGGTGATGCTGCGGCGCAGTTTGAGGTGGGTGAACGTTACCTCACTGGTGATGGCGTGGACGCCTCGCCGAACGAAGCTGCGGATTGGTATTTGAAAGCGGCGGAGCAGGGGAATGTGCGGGCTATGTCGCGTCTCGGCAGTTTGCTGGTGCAGTTTGGTGAAAGTGCGCAGGTGCTTAACGACGGCGTGCAGTGGTTGGAGAAGGCGGTAGCGAAGGGTGATGTCGAGGGAATGGTGGCGTTGGCCAAGGTGGAGTTTGCTGGCAAGCGTCCTGGATCCAGCGGTCCGGACTACGAGCGCATCCTCAAGTTACTCAATGACGCCGATGCCAAGGGCTCGACCGAGGCACCGGTGCTGCTGGGCGGCATGTACGCCGAGGGACGTGGCGTGGAGAAAGACGTGGCGAAAGCGCGGGCGTTGTTTGAGCGTGGAGTCGACTCCGGATCGGTGGAAGCGATGCTCGCTCTGGCGGCGGTTTACCGTCAGGGGCTGGGGGTGGAGGAAGACTCCGCCAAAGTGATCGAGCTTTACAAACAAGCGGTCGACGCTGGCAGCGGCGTGGCATGCCGACGGTTGGCGGTGGCTGCTTTGTCTGGCTACGGCATGGAGAAGTCGCCCGAGGAAGCCTACAAGTGGTTCCAGAAGGGCGCCGAGTTGAACGACGCGCACAGCATGCGCCAAGTCGCCCGTTATCAGATGGCAAAAGCGACCGATGACGAGGGGCGGAAGGGTGCATTTGAAATGGTGCGCAAAGCGGCTGATCTAGGGGATCCGGCGGCGCTTTACGACCTGGCGGCATTTTATGACGAAGGAATTGCCACCAAGAAAGACCAGCGACGTGCCTCAGAGTTGATCTATGCCGCGGCGGTGAATGGTGTGATCCCGGCGCAAGTCGAGATGGGAGCTCGCTATCGTGAAGGCGTTGGCGTGATGGTGCGTGACTTTGTGGCAGCTGCCGCGTGGTTCAGTCAGGCGGCTGGTGCGGGATCTGGCGAGGCAATGTATTTCCTCGGAGTGATGCACGAGTCGGGCGAAGGTGTGGCGGTCCAGCCGCAGCGGGCGGTGGAGTTTTACAAGCAGGCGATTGCCCGTGGCGTGACCGATGCGCATTCCCGCTTGGGGGCGATGTTGATTGATGGTCGTGGTGTGAAAGCGGATCCGGCCCGTGCCTACGCGCACTTCTTGATCGGTGCGGCATCGCGTCGTGATGGTCAGGAGCTGATTCAGCGGGTCGAGGCGCAACTGACGCCCGAGCAAAGAGAGGCAGGTCGGGCGCTGGTGCCTGAGTTGCAGAAGCTCGGTGGCTCAATGAAGGGCGGCGAGGACCAATAA
- a CDS encoding ferredoxin, translating to MAEKEDRYEDNVAGEFYVDDQCIDCDLCRETAPNNFTRNDDGGHSFVYKQPENDEERELCVEAMEGCPVEAIGDDGE from the coding sequence ATGGCTGAAAAAGAAGACCGTTACGAAGACAACGTGGCCGGAGAATTCTACGTCGACGACCAGTGCATCGACTGCGACCTCTGCCGCGAGACCGCCCCGAACAACTTCACCCGTAACGATGACGGCGGGCATTCGTTCGTCTACAAGCAGCCGGAAAATGACGAGGAGCGCGAGCTCTGCGTCGAGGCAATGGAAGGTTGCCCGGTCGAAGCCATCGGCGACGACGGTGAGTAA
- the fbaA gene encoding class II fructose-bisphosphate aldolase — MPVATPKQYAAMLDAAQKGGYAYPAINITSLATASGALKAFAEAKSDGIIQVSTGGGSFASGTAVADEAFGAIVLAEAVHRLAEKYDILVGLHTDHCHPQKVDSFLRPLLDASRARKAEGKGPLFNSHMFDGSVVDLDENLKISKELLAECAELDIILEIEAGCVGGEEDGHDTSGLPAEKLYTSTEDMLQVYETLNGVGRFMFAATFGNVHGAYKPGSVKLKPTILRDGQKAVMEKYGEEAEMDLVFHGGSGSELSDIRETLGYGVVKMNIDTDTQYAFTRPIVTHVCENIEGILKIDGEVGNKKVYDPRTYLKKAENSLCARLVEACDDLLSTGKTIYGTV; from the coding sequence ATGCCAGTAGCTACGCCTAAACAGTACGCCGCCATGTTGGACGCCGCCCAGAAGGGTGGATACGCCTATCCAGCGATTAACATCACCTCGCTCGCGACCGCCAGCGGTGCACTCAAGGCATTCGCAGAAGCCAAGTCCGACGGCATCATCCAGGTTTCCACCGGTGGTGGTAGCTTCGCATCCGGTACCGCTGTGGCCGACGAAGCATTCGGCGCCATCGTTCTTGCCGAAGCGGTTCACCGCCTCGCTGAGAAGTACGACATTCTCGTTGGTCTCCACACCGACCACTGCCACCCACAGAAGGTCGACTCGTTCCTCCGCCCATTGCTCGACGCATCCCGCGCTCGCAAGGCAGAAGGTAAAGGCCCACTTTTCAACTCGCACATGTTCGACGGATCGGTCGTCGACCTGGACGAGAACCTCAAGATCTCGAAAGAACTCCTCGCTGAGTGCGCCGAGCTCGACATCATCCTCGAAATCGAAGCCGGCTGCGTCGGTGGTGAGGAAGACGGTCACGACACCTCCGGCCTTCCAGCCGAAAAGCTCTACACCTCGACCGAAGACATGCTTCAGGTGTACGAGACCCTCAACGGCGTTGGCCGCTTCATGTTCGCCGCTACCTTCGGCAACGTCCACGGCGCCTACAAGCCAGGATCGGTCAAGCTCAAGCCAACCATCCTTCGCGACGGCCAGAAGGCTGTGATGGAGAAGTACGGCGAAGAAGCTGAAATGGACCTCGTGTTCCACGGCGGATCCGGATCGGAACTCTCCGACATCCGCGAAACCCTCGGCTACGGCGTGGTCAAGATGAACATCGACACCGACACCCAGTACGCATTCACCCGCCCGATCGTCACCCACGTCTGCGAAAACATCGAAGGCATCCTCAAGATCGACGGCGAAGTCGGAAACAAGAAGGTCTACGACCCACGTACCTACCTCAAGAAGGCAGAAAACAGCCTCTGCGCCCGCCTCGTGGAAGCATGCGACGACCTGCTCTCCACCGGCAAGACCATCTACGGCACCGTCTAA
- the argS gene encoding arginine--tRNA ligase, protein MPTLPAQLSADLATALNQAGIELPEGVSADVTAAQDTRFGDYQTNIAMVLAKSQRTNPRALATSIVENFPAESISETPQIAGPGFINFKVKPEAFASLVTDIARDTDGRCGMEKVANPKTIVLDFSAPNVAKPMHVGHIRSTIIGDTLARVARFAGHNVITDNHIGDWGTQFGMIIYGWKNILDQDALAADPIAELLRVYKTINDQCKADESVRDACKLELVALQAGDEANLEIWQKCVELSKQGLQGIYDKLDVHFDHWLGESAYNDRLGPLVERLIDEKIAEESDGAICVFFPDNKALEEKPCLIRKGDGGFLYATTDLATIDFRVEEWKADEIWYVVGAPQQLHFQQIFEVAAKMGHKTNMEHIAHGSILGSDRKLMRTRSGDNVQLTDVLTEAVERSRAIIEEKNPSLTDDEKETISEIVGIGSVKFAELSQHRMTDYIFSWDKMLALTGDTAPYLQYSFVRIQSIFRKLAENEGLDQAGIDTLLANATVALSEDGELTLARQLGRFAEIVPMVLDGHRPNLLCSYLLELARAFHSFFEACPVLKATDTATRDSRLVLAHATARTLETGLGLLGIRVPEKM, encoded by the coding sequence ATGCCAACGCTTCCCGCCCAACTTTCCGCAGACTTGGCCACCGCTCTGAACCAAGCCGGCATCGAATTGCCGGAAGGAGTGAGCGCCGACGTCACCGCCGCCCAGGACACCCGCTTCGGAGACTACCAGACCAACATCGCCATGGTGTTGGCCAAGTCCCAGCGCACCAACCCGCGCGCACTGGCCACCTCGATCGTGGAAAACTTCCCTGCCGAATCGATCTCGGAAACCCCACAGATCGCCGGCCCGGGCTTCATTAACTTCAAGGTCAAGCCTGAGGCATTCGCCTCGCTGGTGACGGACATCGCACGCGACACCGACGGCCGCTGCGGTATGGAAAAGGTCGCCAACCCGAAAACCATCGTGCTCGACTTCTCCGCCCCGAACGTCGCCAAGCCAATGCACGTCGGCCACATCCGCTCGACCATCATCGGCGACACCCTGGCCCGCGTCGCCCGTTTCGCCGGCCACAATGTGATCACCGACAACCACATCGGCGACTGGGGCACTCAGTTCGGCATGATCATCTACGGATGGAAGAACATCCTCGATCAAGATGCCCTCGCCGCCGACCCGATCGCCGAGTTGTTGCGCGTTTACAAAACCATCAACGACCAGTGCAAAGCTGACGAATCCGTCCGCGACGCCTGCAAACTCGAACTCGTCGCCCTCCAAGCCGGCGACGAAGCCAACCTCGAGATCTGGCAAAAGTGCGTCGAACTCTCGAAGCAGGGCCTGCAGGGCATCTACGACAAGCTCGACGTTCACTTCGACCACTGGCTCGGTGAGTCCGCCTACAACGACCGCCTCGGCCCACTGGTCGAGCGCTTGATTGATGAGAAAATCGCCGAGGAATCGGATGGCGCGATCTGTGTCTTCTTCCCGGACAACAAAGCGCTCGAAGAAAAGCCATGCCTCATCCGCAAGGGCGACGGCGGGTTCCTCTACGCCACCACGGACCTGGCCACCATCGACTTCCGCGTCGAAGAATGGAAGGCCGACGAGATCTGGTACGTGGTGGGCGCCCCACAACAGCTGCACTTCCAGCAGATCTTCGAAGTGGCCGCCAAGATGGGCCACAAAACCAACATGGAGCACATCGCCCACGGCTCGATCCTCGGGTCGGACCGCAAGCTCATGCGCACCCGCTCGGGCGACAACGTCCAGCTCACCGACGTGCTGACCGAAGCGGTCGAGCGCTCGCGTGCCATCATCGAAGAGAAGAACCCATCACTCACCGACGACGAGAAGGAGACCATTTCCGAGATCGTTGGCATCGGGTCGGTCAAGTTCGCGGAGCTCAGCCAGCACCGCATGACCGACTACATCTTCTCGTGGGACAAGATGCTCGCGCTGACCGGTGACACCGCACCGTACCTGCAGTACTCGTTCGTGCGCATCCAGTCGATCTTCCGCAAACTGGCTGAAAACGAAGGTCTCGACCAAGCCGGCATCGACACATTGCTCGCCAACGCCACCGTTGCCCTCAGCGAGGACGGAGAACTCACCCTCGCCCGCCAGCTCGGACGCTTCGCCGAGATCGTGCCAATGGTGCTCGACGGCCACCGCCCGAACCTGCTCTGCAGCTACCTGCTCGAACTCGCCCGCGCATTCCACTCGTTCTTCGAGGCCTGCCCGGTGCTCAAAGCAACCGACACCGCAACCCGTGACTCGCGCCTGGTGCTGGCCCACGCCACCGCCCGCACGCTCGAGACCGGCCTCGGTCTCCTCGGCATCCGCGTTCCGGAGAAAATGTAA
- a CDS encoding PTS sugar transporter subunit IIA produces MQLASILTEQHIVPDMKSEDHWSAIAELVNYLDSQNLLAQESAPDVLAALEERERMTSTGIGSGVAIPHAFSEKIDHIIPVFGRSKTGIDFEAVDNCPVKFVILFIVPKAEYHMHLQTLAAIAKMFNNCTIRKDLIEAPDSAAILEILSRKASR; encoded by the coding sequence ATGCAGTTGGCCAGCATTCTCACCGAGCAACACATCGTCCCCGACATGAAGTCGGAGGATCACTGGTCCGCCATCGCGGAGCTCGTGAACTACCTCGATTCCCAGAACCTGCTCGCCCAGGAGTCCGCTCCGGATGTGCTGGCAGCACTGGAAGAACGCGAACGCATGACCTCCACCGGCATTGGCTCCGGAGTTGCGATCCCACACGCGTTCTCCGAAAAGATCGACCACATCATCCCGGTTTTCGGGCGCTCCAAGACCGGCATCGACTTTGAAGCGGTGGACAACTGCCCGGTGAAGTTCGTCATTCTCTTCATCGTGCCGAAGGCGGAGTACCACATGCACCTGCAAACGCTGGCCGCCATTGCGAAAATGTTCAACAACTGCACGATCCGCAAAGATCTGATTGAAGCGCCGGATTCCGCGGCGATTTTGGAGATCCTCTCGCGCAAAGCCAGCCGCTGA
- a CDS encoding P-II family nitrogen regulator yields the protein MKRIEAIIKPFKVDEVKEALEEAGVIGMTLTEVKGFGRQQGHSEVYRGSEYATDFVPKTKLEIVVDDDLVDSVVTAIMDAALTGKIGDGKIFVTPLDTIVRIRTGETGPDAV from the coding sequence ATGAAACGAATCGAAGCCATCATCAAACCCTTCAAAGTCGACGAAGTGAAGGAAGCTCTAGAGGAGGCTGGCGTCATTGGCATGACTCTGACCGAGGTCAAAGGCTTCGGCCGCCAGCAAGGCCACAGCGAAGTCTACCGCGGCAGTGAATATGCCACCGATTTCGTGCCGAAAACCAAGTTGGAAATCGTCGTCGACGATGATCTCGTCGACTCCGTCGTCACCGCCATCATGGATGCCGCGCTGACTGGAAAAATCGGCGACGGCAAAATCTTCGTGACCCCACTCGATACCATCGTCCGCATCCGCACCGGCGAAACCGGCCCGGACGCCGTCTAA
- a CDS encoding DUF2062 domain-containing protein, translating into MDRHYRKFARRIYRYFRHPKRRKQAGILGWIGGRVFDRSLWVPAREPMIGALACGLAVAMLPPVIVSQMVVAALICVWRRWNIPVAVGCCWLSNPVTWVPQVLMQVRLGRMLLQTETEALPAKPVAGLSPETILDWARTHALEYSVGIVLSMLICAVVGWLAGSALWYLFGHYVKVPHRVPRRPDAEGTKGAN; encoded by the coding sequence ATGGACCGCCACTACCGAAAGTTTGCCCGCCGGATCTACCGGTATTTCCGCCATCCCAAGCGGCGAAAACAAGCGGGGATCCTCGGTTGGATCGGTGGCCGTGTGTTTGACCGCAGCCTGTGGGTGCCGGCTCGCGAGCCGATGATCGGAGCGTTGGCGTGTGGTCTTGCGGTGGCGATGTTGCCGCCTGTGATTGTTTCCCAGATGGTGGTGGCCGCGCTGATCTGCGTGTGGCGCCGCTGGAACATACCAGTGGCTGTGGGCTGTTGTTGGTTGAGTAATCCGGTGACGTGGGTGCCACAGGTGCTGATGCAGGTGCGGCTGGGGCGCATGTTGCTACAGACCGAGACCGAGGCCTTGCCTGCGAAACCGGTAGCGGGCTTGTCGCCGGAGACGATTTTGGATTGGGCGCGCACGCATGCGCTGGAGTACTCGGTGGGGATTGTGCTTTCGATGCTCATTTGCGCTGTGGTCGGCTGGTTGGCGGGATCGGCGCTGTGGTATTTGTTCGGGCACTATGTGAAGGTGCCTCACCGTGTGCCGCGGCGACCGGATGCCGAGGGGACCAAAGGTGCCAACTGA
- a CDS encoding DciA family protein, producing MKPKWDKKWKAKEVRAKALSEWRGYAEPRSIETNLRPAGDLVRVVMQKMNLSDQMDEEEVKGAWAEVAGPFLAQQSFPDSLRAGILKVRVIQPTVKFTLERELKPQLLQRLQQKLGAQVVRDLKFFIG from the coding sequence ATGAAACCGAAGTGGGACAAAAAGTGGAAAGCAAAGGAAGTGCGGGCGAAGGCACTCTCCGAGTGGCGGGGGTATGCCGAGCCGCGCTCGATCGAGACCAATCTGCGCCCCGCCGGTGACCTCGTGCGGGTGGTGATGCAGAAGATGAACCTCTCCGACCAAATGGACGAGGAGGAGGTGAAGGGAGCCTGGGCAGAGGTGGCCGGACCGTTTTTGGCGCAGCAGTCGTTTCCCGATAGTTTGCGCGCGGGGATTTTGAAAGTGCGTGTGATCCAGCCGACGGTGAAGTTCACGCTGGAGCGGGAATTGAAGCCGCAGTTGTTGCAGCGATTGCAGCAGAAGCTGGGTGCCCAGGTGGTGCGCGACCTGAAGTTCTTTATCGGGTAG
- a CDS encoding undecaprenyl-diphosphate phosphatase: protein MELIHAIILGIIQGLTEFLPVSSSGHLVLAEEWLNTSLGEESNLQLAFNVVVHFGTALSVIVYFHKRLLALFFSLFDKRKKEEHRMIFFLFLGTLPAVILVLLDKSLFGGQLDEILTSFPLAGAMLLLTGVILQIPQRLKPREGVVTGKRSVIVGIAQAFAILPGISRSGSTIVAAITSGIRADRAAEFSFLLAIPAIMGGMVFSLKDLSNLPSDQLVNFAIGGVASFLSGLFAVYLVLAAVRKGKLGYFGYYCFAMGAAALIWYFTYGNSVAA, encoded by the coding sequence ATGGAACTCATCCACGCCATCATCCTCGGCATCATCCAAGGCCTCACCGAATTCCTCCCCGTCTCGTCCTCCGGCCACCTCGTGCTCGCCGAAGAATGGCTCAACACATCTCTAGGCGAAGAAAGCAACCTGCAGCTCGCCTTCAACGTGGTCGTCCACTTCGGCACCGCGCTTTCGGTCATCGTCTATTTCCACAAGCGCCTCCTCGCTTTGTTCTTTTCGCTCTTCGACAAGCGCAAGAAAGAGGAGCACCGCATGATCTTCTTCCTCTTCCTTGGCACGCTGCCTGCAGTGATTCTCGTTCTGCTCGACAAGTCGCTATTCGGCGGCCAACTGGATGAGATCCTCACCAGCTTCCCGCTGGCAGGCGCGATGCTCCTGCTCACCGGTGTGATTTTGCAGATCCCACAGCGACTCAAGCCACGCGAAGGCGTCGTCACCGGCAAGCGCTCGGTGATCGTCGGCATCGCTCAGGCCTTTGCCATCCTGCCCGGCATCTCGCGCTCCGGCTCGACCATCGTGGCCGCCATTACCTCCGGCATCCGCGCCGACCGCGCGGCCGAGTTCTCGTTCCTGCTCGCCATTCCCGCCATCATGGGCGGCATGGTCTTCAGCTTGAAAGACCTCAGCAACCTGCCATCCGACCAGCTGGTCAATTTCGCCATCGGCGGCGTCGCCTCCTTCCTCTCAGGGCTTTTCGCCGTGTACCTTGTGTTGGCCGCCGTTCGCAAAGGAAAACTAGGCTATTTTGGGTACTACTGCTTCGCTATGGGGGCCGCCGCGCTGATTTGGTATTTTACCTACGGCAACTCTGTGGCAGCTTAA
- a CDS encoding murein hydrolase activator EnvC family protein encodes MPTPAIRPLPSHQSVTLRAWLVVLCGALCALLASPTIAQAEENIVRLPLADGFDYPVGPPDAKGYRKARGFWPNGHLGDDWNGVGGGNTDLGDPVYSIGVGYVVLSGDMRKGWGNTVIIRHAYQDPPSGRIKVVDSFYTHLDKIMVKKGQHVERGQKIGTIGTNRGMYLAHLHFEVRKNIYVGMHRTKYKRDFSIYWDPTDFIKKHRSLPKRFNKKVKVKINTFQPYK; translated from the coding sequence ATGCCCACGCCAGCCATCAGGCCCCTGCCCAGCCACCAATCCGTGACCCTCCGGGCGTGGCTCGTCGTGCTCTGTGGCGCACTGTGCGCCCTGCTGGCATCTCCAACCATCGCTCAGGCGGAAGAAAATATCGTCCGCCTCCCCCTCGCCGATGGCTTTGACTATCCCGTTGGCCCACCGGACGCCAAAGGTTACCGCAAAGCCCGTGGATTCTGGCCCAACGGTCACCTCGGCGACGACTGGAACGGCGTCGGTGGTGGCAATACCGACCTCGGCGACCCTGTCTATTCCATCGGCGTAGGCTACGTCGTCCTCTCTGGCGACATGCGCAAAGGCTGGGGCAACACCGTCATTATCCGCCACGCCTACCAGGACCCCCCATCCGGGCGCATCAAGGTGGTCGACTCGTTCTATACCCACCTCGACAAAATCATGGTCAAGAAAGGCCAACACGTCGAACGCGGACAGAAAATCGGCACCATCGGGACCAACCGCGGCATGTACCTGGCCCACCTCCATTTCGAAGTGCGCAAGAACATCTACGTTGGCATGCACCGCACCAAGTACAAGCGCGACTTCTCCATCTACTGGGACCCTACCGACTTCATCAAAAAACACCGCAGCCTCCCCAAACGCTTCAACAAGAAGGTGAAGGTGAAGATCAATACCTTCCAGCCATACAAGTAG